The genomic segment GGTGTCTCGACCGTGTCACTTTTACGATGGGCATTACATGAGTGTGGGTTTATCGAAAGAAATAAAAGTAAATAAGACTATTAAAGACGGTACGAGAAACTTCTCAAAAAGCTTGAATATCGTCGTTGGTTGACATTTATTTTTCGCGTATAAAATGATAGATGGATTATAGCTAATTTTTATTTTATGCCACCAAAATCTTCACCAGAAATTGAACAAGCGGGTAATGTGATTTTAGGGATGGGGGTTTTGTCGATGGCACTTGGACTTGCAATTGCTAAAACTCACGAAACTATTGAGCAAATTATACCACTAGAAAAGTTTGCTGGAGAACAAATTATGGGCGTTTCGGGTATAGCTATCCTCTTTGCTCTCCTAGCGAAGTATCATCAAAATCATCGATACCAAGGGTAGTGAAAAGTAGGTTTTGTCACGAGAAAGATTTATTCTATTTTATCTGATTTAGATAAGTTACATTTAGCACAAAGTAATCTTATATTTTTGCTAGTTAAGCTAGTACCTCCTCTTGAAAATGGTAAGTCATGATCAAAATGTAGGTTTTTTGTTGAACTGCACAATACACATTTACCGTTATCTCTTTTCCAAACTTCTTTTTTTACTTCACTTGGGATTAGTCTTGTATGAGATAAGTCAATATGTTCGTTTGTTGTTAGATCCTGTTCGTCTGATAATTTCAAGATAAAGACAAAGACATTTCTGTTTCCATCATGTTTAACTTTGAGGTCTATTAAATCAAATAAACCTTTCAATGACCATACGCCTGGCAAGATTTTTTCATATACTTTTACAATCTCAGGATTAGATAATCATTTTTTGAATTTTGCGATTGCAGCAATAAATTTCCCATTTTGGGTTAGAGTGCCATTCCTGGTTCTTTCGGGTTGATCAAGCAATTTGCAATTCATTTCATATGATGTTTTTGGTTCATCATGGCCTTCATATTCAATAGTGATGCCATCATCAGAAATGCTATCAGAATATGGCGCGTTGGATCTCCGAGACATCAGAATAACTGAATATCTTGGATTCATTCTGAAGTTCATTCCTCGTTGCAAGGTTTGAACATTCTCAAGATCGCACATTTCTCTGTATGAATAAATTTGATCCAACATAGATTATTTAATTGACTGTTTTAGCACCGCCTCAATCAGCCCCCGAAAGAGGGGATGTGGTTTCTCTGGTCGACTCTTAAATTCTGGATGGGCCTGTGTTGCCACAAAATAGGGATGAGTAGGAAGTTCGATATATTCGATAAGTCTGCTATTATGTGATGTGCCAGAGAGGACGAGACCATTTTGACGGAGGATATCGTGTTTATCTGGTGAGACTTCGTAGCGATGACGATGGCGGTCTGAGATTATTCCCCCCTGAGAAGGGGGGGTAGGGGGGGTTTCCCCACTCTCAGAACCCCCCATTTTTCATTCTCAATCCCCCTTTGATTCCCCCTTTATCAAGGGGGCACTATCTGATTTTTTTAATTGACCTGCTTTCTCATACAGTGCATATATCAGACTTCCTTCTGCTACTTCTGCCTCCTGATGTCCGAGACGGAGGGTACCTCATTTATCGATTGTATCATTTTGATCTGGCAAGTATTCGATAAAATTGGTTCCACAGGGTTGGAGAAATTCCGAGGACGTTGCATCTTTTACACCACAGACATTTCTCGCAAATTCTATCACAGCGAGCTGAAGTCCGAGGCAGATACCGAGGAAGGGAATATTATTTTCTCGTGCAAACTTGATTGCTGTGATTTTTCCTTCGATACCTCGTGAACCAAAACCACCTGGGATAATCAGTCCATCTATTTTTCCTTCTTGCTGTAATTGTTTGAGAACATTCTCATCTTTTTCGATATCTTCAGAATTCACCCAATGTCGGTGGACTTTGGTGGCGTGATAGGCGCCTGCATGGACGAGAGCTTCCCGGACACTCATATAGGCGTCTTCCAGCTCGGCGTATTTTCCGATGATAGCGATATGGACTTCTTGTTTTGGCGTGATGATATTATCCACAAATTGTTTCCAGGTTGTGAGATTGGTGGTTGTTTTTGGGAGATTGAGCACGGTTTCTATTTTTTCTTTGAGGCCTTGTTTTTCAAAAAGAAGAGGGACTTCATAAATAGTTCTCGCATCGAGGGCTTCTATAATATCGGATTCTTCGACATCGGTGTAGAGAGAAATCTTTGGCTTCAATTCTTGTGGCATCGGTTTTGAGCAACGAGTCACGAGGATATTTGGTTGGATACCGGCTTCACGCAGTTGTCGTGTGGAGAGCTGAATGGCCTTGGTTTTAAATTCTCCAGATGCCTCCATATAGAGGAGAGGGACGACGTGAACATAGCAGACATTTTCTTTGCCAATATCTTTTCGCATCTGACGAATTGCCTCGATAAAAACAGGGCTCTCAGCATCGCCGACGAGGCCGCCAATTTCGACAATCAGGATTTCTGCTTTTTCTGCTTGCTCACGAATCCTTCTCTTGATCTCATCCGTAATATGAGGGATAACTTGCACGGTTTTCCCCAGATAATCCCCGCGACGTTCTTTTTCTATGACGGTCAGATAGATTTTTCCTGTCGTGGGGTTGCATCCCTTATCGAGATTGATATCGACAAATCGTTCGTAATTTCCGACATCGAGATCGGTCTCTGCACCATCTTCCGTCACATAGACTTCGCCATGCTCGTAGGGAGACATCGTCCCTGCATCGACCTGGAGATAGGGGTCTATCTTCATCATATTGACGGAATATCCAGAGGATTTGAAAAGACGACCTATCGATGAGGCCGTCACTCATTTTCCGAGACCAGATATTATTCCTCCTGTCACAAATATGATTTTCATAAAAGTGTTATTATCCGAGGGTAATAATTTTTTTCGAAAAAGCAAAAATGAAATAAATATTAGCACCTAACCAATTTACGTGCCAAATAGTTTGCATTTTCGAGAAAGAGCATTATACTCGTCCTCGTATTTATTCTTTATTATTTTTCTTATGGCGCACGTACTTACATCGAGTGATTTTGATAGCACGATTGCTTCCGGGGTGACTTTGGTTGATTTTTATGCTGATTGGTGTGGTCCATGTCAGCGGCTGATTCCTATTATTGATGATCTCGCTAAAATGTATGAGGGGCGTGCAAATATTTGCAAACTCGATGTCGATGTATCAGGGAGTATCGCTCAAAGATATGGGATTATGAGTATCCCAACCGTTCTCCTCTTTAAAGAAGGCCAACTCGTCGAAAAGGTCGTGGGGCTTCAATCAGAAGGGGATCTTGTTAGCTTAGTTGATAAGCATCTCGTATAGTTATGGCGAGCATATTTCTCTATATCATTTCTGGACTGGCTTTCTTTTTAAGAGTATTGTATTGGTGTATTATCATCGATGTTCTTTTGAGTTGGCTTTCTATCCTCGGTGTACGAGTTATCATCGGTCCGCTCGTGAGTATCACACAACCGCTCTATGCTGTTGTCCGTAAAATTCTCCCAACTACCATCGGCATTATCGACATTACTCCGATTATTCTTATTCTTCTTTTGGATGTAATAGCGACGCTCGGCATACCTTTTTTGATAAAACTTATACAATACTAACGTATGATTCTTGATATTGCATCTTTTGCTCACAGTCTTATCGCAGACATTGCCTGAGATGTGAAAAAACTGCAAACACAACCACGACTCATCGTCATCGTAGTAGGAGATGATCCTGCGAGCGCTGTCTATGTGCGTAATAAGATACGAAGATGTGCAGACGCTGGAATGCAGTGAGAGGTCCTGCATTTTGAAAATACTATTTCCGAGGATGCTCTTATTCAAGAAATCCAAACACTCAATAATGATAGTTCTGTGACAGGCATTCTCGTACAATCACCACTTCCTCAGCATATTGATGCACAAGAAGTTTTTAATCATATTCATCCACTCAAAGATGTGGATGGTTTTTCTGCTGCCAATATCACTCAACTCTATTCTGGCGACGAGAGTGGTCTCGTGCCATGCACACCAAAAGGAATTATAAAAATCATAGAATGGTACCTTACTTCAATACAAAATACAAAGGACAAAATACACAATGAAGGAAATGTTTTGGCGGGGAAGAAAGCTGTCGTCATCGGAAAGAGTACTATCGTTGGCAAACCACTCGCTATGATGCTCCTCAATGCTGGCGCTACCGTGACCGTGTGTCATAGTCGCACAAAAGACCTCAAAGAGCATACTCTTCAGGCGGATATCGTGATCTCAGCTGTCGGGAAGAAACATCTTATCACGGCCGATATGATCCATGAAAAATCCCTTGTTATCGATGTGGGTATTTGTGTGGAAGAGATGGATGATAGACGATATCTTTTTGGGGATTGTGATACTCAGAATATAGCTCCAAAAGCTGATATCACCCCTGTCCCTGGATGAGTTGGACCGATGACTATCGCGATGCTCCTCGCAAATACGCTCCTGGCTCATTCACTCCAATGAAAACAATAAGGTCCTCTCTTCTGGTGACTTTTTGTATTTTCGCAGCATTTGTATGTGGCATGTATTTTCAAAAATCTTTTATTTCGAGCATTGAAAAAAATCCTTCCATAACCCCGCGGGTCTATCTCGAACAACTCAAAACCAAAATCAATATTCGTCGAGAGGGGAGTGTCGATATCTATCTGAATGGTGCCAAAATGGAAGACGATCGAGTACTGGATCTCAAAAAATAGATGTTGTTTTGAAAGGTGTCTTTTCTTGCAAAATGGGATTTCTCCTTACTATAGTACTATGTTTCTTACTCTTCTACTCCTGATCGCACTTCTCGCAAATATCTGGCTCAGCTGGGTACTCGGAGCATGGGCTGGTGTTGTCGTATTTCTTATTAGTATTCCTGTCGTAGCGGTTCTTGTGATCGGAGGTGGAGTTGCTGTAGGATTGGTAAATGTTTTGATAGGGAGGAAATATGAACAGAGTTATATGAAGCGATTTTGGATATGATTTGTCCGTGGATGGGCCTGGCTCATATGTGTTATTTGGCTATTGCCCTGGTGAATATTTGGTATTGTTCTTGGAACCAATCAATGGGCTCCAGCGACTCTCCCCCGTATTACTATTTCAAACGGTGACAAAACGGTTATTTTTCAATCGATGATGCATATCGCTTCGCCGACTTTTTATGCTGATATTCGTGCAGATATGCAGCGGTTAGTAGGTCAAGACTATGTCTTTTTTTATGAAGGAGTGCGCCCTGGGACGACAGAGAATCTGGAAAAACTCGGGACACTTCTCGGTACCGATATTTCTCCAGAAATGTATGACACTATTGGGAAAGTAGCTGGACTGGTTTCTCAGACGCCGGAAGCGTTTACCGCTATTCTCCCGAGTACCAATGTCGATATCTCAACGGATGACATTGTCCGTATTGCAGAAAGTACCAATATCTCGGTACCGACGACCTCTCAAACAGACCTCTTTCATCAACTCGAGCTGTATTATCCTCGCATGAACTCATCGCAAAAATATATCGCTCAAGCTTTTTCACGAGCAGCGATGAATATCCTTCTTCGTGTCTATGAGCGTCCTGATCTCATCGCACAACTTGAGATGCAAATTCCTGTATTTTCTGTGATTCTCTGAGAAAGAAATAAAAATATAGTGAGCACTATCGAATCGACACCATCGCAAAAAATCTATATTCACTATGGAGCTATGCATTATGCAGGGGTACTTGCCTTGCTCCAAGCAAAAGATCCTCGTTGGAAAGAAATTTCTCGGACTGAATTTGTGGTCATACGATAGATTTGCATTTTTTTTCTATTCCTTATAATATTTTTATGAAAATGAAATCCTCCATACTGATTTTTGTTATTGTGATTGTTGTCGGAGTTTTTGCTGGCATACTCTTCTCCCGATCAAATAATATACAATCCCTCTCCTCACAAAGTATTCGTACTGATGAGACAGATTCAGGAGTACCAGCGATTCAATCGCTGGATACTCAAACATCTCGAGAAGTTATCGTGAGTCGTGAACAAGAAATCAAAAACCTGAAGCAGGAACTTTTAGAGACTGTCAATGATCCAGATAAAGCCCTTGAA from the Candidatus Gracilibacteria bacterium genome contains:
- a CDS encoding bifunctional 5,10-methylenetetrahydrofolate dehydrogenase/5,10-methenyltetrahydrofolate cyclohydrolase, with the translated sequence MILDIASFAHSLIADIAGDVKKLQTQPRLIVIVVGDDPASAVYVRNKIRRCADAGMQGEVLHFENTISEDALIQEIQTLNNDSSVTGILVQSPLPQHIDAQEVFNHIHPLKDVDGFSAANITQLYSGDESGLVPCTPKGIIKIIEWYLTSIQNTKDKIHNEGNVLAGKKAVVIGKSTIVGKPLAMMLLNAGATVTVCHSRTKDLKEHTLQADIVISAVGKKHLITADMIHEKSLVIDVGICVEEMDDRRYLFGDCDTQNIAPKADITPVPGGVGPMTIAMLLANTLLAHSLQGKQ
- the trxA gene encoding thioredoxin, giving the protein MAHVLTSSDFDSTIASGVTLVDFYADWCGPCQRLIPIIDDLAKMYEGRANICKLDVDVSGSIAQRYGIMSIPTVLLFKEGQLVEKVVGLQSEGDLVSLVDKHLV
- a CDS encoding HNH endonuclease, giving the protein MLDQIYSYREMCDLENVQTLQRGMNFRMNPRYSVILMSRRSNAPYSDSISDDGITIEYEGHDEPKTSYEMNCKLLDQPERTRNGTLTQNGKFIAAIAKFKKGLSNPEIVKVYEKILPGVWSLKGLFDLIDLKVKHDGNRNVFVFILKLSDEQDLTTNEHIDLSHTRLIPSEVKKEVWKRDNGKCVLCSSTKNLHFDHDLPFSRGGTSLTSKNIRLLCAKCNLSKSDKIE
- a CDS encoding YggT family protein, whose translation is MASIFLYIISGLAFFLRVLYWCIIIDVLLSWLSILGVRVIIGPLVSITQPLYAVVRKILPTTIGIIDITPIILILLLDVIATLGIPFLIKLIQY
- a CDS encoding CTP synthase, with product MKIIFVTGGIISGLGKGVTASSIGRLFKSSGYSVNMMKIDPYLQVDAGTMSPYEHGEVYVTEDGAETDLDVGNYERFVDINLDKGCNPTTGKIYLTVIEKERRGDYLGKTVQVIPHITDEIKRRIREQAEKAEILIVEIGGLVGDAESPVFIEAIRQMRKDIGKENVCYVHVVPLLYMEASGEFKTKAIQLSTRQLREAGIQPNILVTRCSKPMPQELKPKISLYTDVEESDIIEALDARTIYEVPLLFEKQGLKEKIETVLNLPKTTTNLTTWKQFVDNIITPKQEVHIAIIGKYAELEDAYMSVREALVHAGAYHATKVHRHWVNSEDIEKDENVLKQLQQEGKIDGLIIPGGFGSRGIEGKITAIKFARENNIPFLGICLGLQLAVIEFARNVCGVKDATSSEFLQPCGTNFIEYLPDQNDTIDKGGTLRLGHQEAEVAEGSLIYALYEKAGQLKKSDSAPLIKGESKGDGEGKMGGSESGETPPTPPSQGGIISDRHRHRYEVSPDKHDILRQNGLVLSGTSHNSRLIEYIELPTHPYFVATQAHPEFKSRPEKPHPLFRGLIEAVLKQSIK